The Sabethes cyaneus chromosome 3, idSabCyanKW18_F2, whole genome shotgun sequence DNA window tctgtctgtctgtccgtatgttccttatagaatcgaaaactactgaaccaatcggcgtgaaaatttgtatgtagaggtttctggggccaggaaaggttttagtgatggttagagacccctccccccaactaagagggggggctcccatacaaatgaaacacaaattactgcgtaactcgagaactaatcaagcaaatagaacaaaatttggcatgtgggtgttttcggtgacaagaatttattctatagtaaattgagacccctcgcctCTTTACAAGGGGAaatataactcctctcccctttaagagggggggcttccatacaaatttcctcataactcgagaactaaccgagcaaatggaaccaaatttggcatgtaggtgtttttggaggcaacatttttttctatgatgaattaggacctctccccactttaggaaggggagggggctctcatacaaatgaaatacaaatttcctcataacttgagaactaatcaagcaaatagaaccaaatttggcatgtggaggtttttggaggcaaacatattttctatggtgaatttggacccctccccactttaagaggcggggcttctacacaaatgaaatacaaatttcctcataattcgagaactaatcaagcaaatggaaccatatttggcatatgggtgtttttggaggcaaccatttttccatgatgagttaggacttcttacctttttaggagggggggctcccatacaaacgaaatacaaatttcctcataactctagaactaatcaaccaaatggaaccaaatttagcatgtgggtgtttttgtaggcaagaacattttctatggtgaattaggacccctccccactttaggagggggggctcctatacaaatgtaaaacaaatttcctcataatttaagaactaaacaagcaaatggaaccaaattagacATGTAAGTGGCTTtcgaggcaagtttttttctatggtgaattgagacccctctcctctttagaaagcgagttatgacccatctcccctttaagagggtgggcttacaaatgaaatgcaaatttcttcttatctcgagaactaatcaagcaaatggaaccaaatttggcatgtgggagttttagatggcagaatttttttctgtggtgtattacgagcccgtctccttttaagaggggggctcccatacaaatgaaatagaaatttccttataatttgagtactaatcaagccaatggaaccaaatttagcacgtaggagatttttgagtcttgaatttattttattatagttagagacctctcacccctgtggtagggggatatggactctcatacaaataaaacagaattttttgcgaaactcaaaaattaaacgaactcgagaaattcgagactcttccatagaACAttgatcaataacaagaccacagaaACTATCtatacactcgagtctttttttacacggtttgtttttttcgattactcaagaatggtgcaatttagggaccatttacaaaatacgtgacgaatgttgggcctctcccaaacgtattgagaaataaatgaattatccctaaatagccccgttctcaatattcgacaaaacaaaccgtgtaaaaaaagtacttgagtgtagtaacactagatcaggacgagacgaccgcgagtgttgccggcgacccgccatcggacgcgccgcccactgtgtggtggcaactccccgcagaaatcactagtgtctaggtttatttattttccaagGTCTACTTGGGtgtcctggaacgagcgacagcgagtaaggagaggatcgcgaaatggtactttccacaaaaaagttttccgtgaaatggtacattccgcttaaggtttttcacaaaatgatattcggcgtaatattgtacaatcatggcgaatattactatccactttctggctatgcaatgaggagacaggggagttgttttctacttcactgtgaggaaaaatttcaaatttgtattttaaactacccattcctggaaactaataagcattaacataagctttaaatcagcgtatctggcattttatgctgcacgttgttgtatattagctttttgactgcataggtgttgtaaattggtatccaaaattgtattcaaattcttcgtgtcggtaattagctgtaaattagcattgtcagcactttaagaaggttatcagtaaagtagctgtatattttgccaaaatagcatttaagtagcatttaaagcgacttaaatgcttattggcctatatttgaatagcgttggtgatgcttattggttacctgggatgctttcatagttacgtaactgccaaaatgaatcatctaaggttgaactccttagaaacttgcaaaactcgagattgtgacaaagatcatccgagattcatgatttatgtacaacacatgtacgacaatacgaagtttgtcgggtcagctagtagtaaaTAATATTAACTTGTGCTcaccaaacacaatgcataaaTTTCGCAGTGTACACTAatgtcttttttacacggtttgttttatcGATTGTAGCGATTTATCGATTTATTTATCGTTTTATCGATTGGTGAGTACCAACGGTGCGACTttgggaccatttacaaaatacgtaaCGAATATCGGGCCGGTCCTAAATGTATTGAGATATACATGAATGGTTTCCCCgttctaaaaaatcgaaaaaacaaatcgtgtaaaaaaagtatttGAGTATAAATATTTGGCTGAGCCAATGACGCAGTAGTATAAACGGGCAATTCGATTGATTCGAATCACACTCTGGTCGgtgatttttcaaaaatgttctCGATTAGTAGAGCAGATTAGCAGATCTCAAAATATGCTATATGTGCCAATGAACAATTTTAATCATCTCTTAACTCTAATGATCGCGGTCGAAATGCCTTCGACCGATTTTGTTAGTATTTTTACTGTATGAATGTAGAGTATTGCACGATTGATTTGGGATATGTTTTGTGGGTGTTGTTTATGTGTTATTCGCGTGTGTTTTGCTTGCAATAAAAACAACAACCATTCAAAATTGTATAGTTGATTGTTGGTTCAATTTTAATCTTTAATTAATCTGTTTTCAACTAATAATAACACACCTTTCTGTAAATACCAAAgttgtatttgatttgattagAGTTGTGCAACGTGGGCAAGGATTTTCGGATTTGCCAGCGGAAGATCATCATGTATATAAACCTGATTCCACACATTtatttaacaaaaatattatcAACTGAAAAGTATCAATTTACAACTAATCAGCCATAATACATGATTAAACAGCCTCTCGAAATTACCCCCCTTAGTACGTTCTATTCGGGATCAATTCCATATCGTTGGTGTTCCCGGTAAAGCTCATAAACCATGGCAGCCAGCTCTTTATCCAATGCTGGTCCACCGCGCTTCatagtatcttcaataatctCCTCGGTTGACATACTTTCCAGTGCAAAAGTACTCTCCGCTGGCTCGTACAGAATGCCGAGGAAGCTGGACGCAATGTTAAAACCATACAGGTAATACTGTGCAAACTCCCGCCGGAACGATTCATAGCTGCAATATGTTGATCCGATTATTGAAACATTGGACAGAGTGAACGGAATGGGAAACGTGAGACTGCACTGCAGTGCGGTGCGTTGGAGTAGGACGGGCCTCAACCAGGTGCTAACAGCTATCGGCAAATTCTATTCCATCGTACTCAATTAGTAGGCATTTCGATTTGCAACATCATCGAAGTTGAAGCCTCGAAATTAGGCTATTCACTAATTCATAGGCTGAGCATGTGCCTTTCAAGCTGGCCTCTATGCTGGAGCCGATTTGTTTTCGGCGTAAATTTCGCTTTTTTATGTAAGAGTTAGAACCAAGggaaaatttttccattttctagtATATTAGAATTTGATCGAAAAGCTGTTTTACTGAATAATGCCCTAAAAAGTAAATTTCAGGCATAATCGATAAAATAAACTGTTTATACAATTTAGGCGAAAAAGCTATTAGTTAATGGAAAATAGGCTGAGTTCTGAACGATTAACAATTATGACAGACAACCTTGTTGAATACCCAATTTCGCCACAATTGTTTGATTTTTTGCTGTCTAGTGcctcaaatttttcaaaattaaaaaatatctaaaaaaagtcTATTTTGTCGAACAGTCGTTAACATTATAAGGCTTAAAACGCGTTCCGTGATCACCCGCGCAAATTACGTTCTATGAGATTACTGATTTGTTCACTCATTATCTTTATGATTGGATTAGTGCCGCTGTTGGCTGAGGCTAGACTACATTAGGCGtcgttcacaaattacgtaacgcaaaaattgtagttttttgaccccctccctcccctatgtaacaataagtaacgcttggcataaccctcccccccttaaaattacgtaacgttaactatacctcccccccttcccctaccattgaaaaaaaaacgcacaattcgtttaatttattttatttttataaaaatcaaGAAACGCATCAATTCTGTATTCCTAACAAAACCACTCTGATCGGAATGTCAATTCTGAATTCTGCAATCAAACTGCAAGGGGTCGGTcgctcggcacagccgtttttatgttaggcgacttgaaacgagccgaactgtgccgatgctgtaccgaaagtgccgaactgcaagatttgttaaattcgataaaatctgatagatctggcaaccgtgcgagatgattttgacaactggcagtgctcccatttcatatgtaaaattgaaccggaggtgtgtaaagccctataaatattatttttataaggctttagaggtgtgccgtttgatatctctgcagtgccggggcactatgtgctgagtgtccgaccccttgtcAAACTGTATGATATAACCACCCCAATGGCAGACAACAATGTTTTCGCCGTcgacatctcgtgtgtgcgaaaatgagatagcatgtcagcactgcgttttaCTCATCTgcgagcagtctgatttgggcccgctgtcaaattttgagccccggacatgctgtcgctgacgtttactgcagctcgatatagagatgtcgatggggaggATATAACACAAGTTCTGAGTTTAGAACAGAATTTTGATCGAGAGTAGAATTGAGGCCAAAATTATAAAGAGTTTGTTGGGCTCAAATGGTCTTTATCTGCTCAGATTtgttcagaatttttttttaatttcataaatttgttacgtaactctcctcatgactccccctcccccctgcgtaacaaaaagtaacgcaagctcaacctcccccccctcccctctgtgcgttacgtaatttgtgcacgaagcctTACCTGTAATATTGTGGCAAATCATTCGGATTAGTGGCGATAATACTGCAAAGCGTTTGCACCAGTTCTTCATGGTAGGCtttgaatatagtttcaaaatGCTTCTCCCGCACGTCATATCCGGTTGAGATGGCAATGAATATCGTAAAGTCAATCATTGGTGAAGCATATCGAAGGGTTTGAAAATCGAACATCATTACATTGGTTGGTTTTTCCGGGTTCTGAAACGATAACCACTAATTACAATCTATCATTGTGCACGACAGTCACGTCAACAACCGTTTTATCACCATATTTAAAAGCTATATTGTTCCGTAAATAATCCCCGTGGCAAATCACAGCAAGTGGTTCTTTTGGTTTTACGCTTCGCATTTGCTGACTCCAGGGGTCTTCCAGCACAAGGCCGAGTTTTTGCAAATACTCCTCTGGAACACGATCCTTGAAAGCACTTTCGCGTACGGCCTTGATAGCCCGTTTAGGACCGGTTTTCATCGCAGCCAGCCAGTTCATATCACCCAGATCAGCGCCGTATCGCGATTCCTTAAACTTTTTAATAATACTTTCAAACAAATCACTTTTTTCCATCTTCAGAGCATAGCATTCACCATGAAATCTTCCAAGCTCCCGGGCtgcagagcgagagagagagtatGAATACGGTAATGGaaaaacaatttattatttCTTTGGAATCGAAAATGCGACGATAATCAAACCTGCAAGCAAACAGTAATCCAGCGGCAATTTCACCACCATCGGTGCCATTTTCCAGCCGTCGGCATTGAAATCACTCAGCACCATTACAGCTTCTCGTGGTTTCCGATGGGAATAAAAATATCTGGCGAGGCAAAGgaccaacaaaaaaaatgttagGCACATGAACGACTGAGGATTAAATCTTGCGTGTTTAGCTGTTACTTTGGATAAAGGTCCGATTTTCCCAGCGTAGGAAAAATTTCTGTGTATGCGGTGGTTTCATTCTCGAACAGAGTGTCGAATTGGCAGCCATTGTATATCTCTTCCGGCAGCTCAGGGGTTACCTATTGGAAAGCGAAAGATTAATAAGTGAATTTGGGCAAAATCAGACTTTTAGAGAAATTTCAGAGGTCAAAAAATATATCTCTGCAACTGATCTTTATTTGACATAAAACGATGATTAACACCCAAATTGAGAGaataaaattttacttcaaaatcGTGTTATTAACTCAATAATTATGTTAAGTATAATTTTGtgttgattttatttttgttgaaCAGATAACTTTTGAGGCAAAACGAAACCTCTCCTAACTGTAACATTCTGGCTAAACATCAACTAAAAGCCAATGCATTGGATCCGAAATTTGTAAAATGTCGACATTGATCAATACTGAGTAAACCTACTCTATTCCATATTCATACAACATTATTCTCTCACAGTCGAATGAATTTAATTTGCAAATATTGCTGATGTCATGGTACGCTCCTTATCTATTGAGAAGAAGTACGGCTAGACGGTCCAATCGACGGCAAGTCATCATTCATAACTACTTTCGTTGATAGCTTTAAATGAGCTTGTTCAAACTGGAAGtgaattttttcttttcacagTTTACTATTGAATCAGTGTTCAGAGTAAAAATAAAGTCTTAAATTAAGTTTGaggtttaatttaatttaattttattttatttattttgtttattttttatgccATCAGACATATTGGCCCTCGCCATTAGGAGATCAGCTACACGGATTGCTCGGTACAGATTTCCCCTGGTTACTAGAGTGTCCAGGCCAATTAGCATCAGGCGCGCTTCGTATCTTGGTAGCTGGAGTGGGTTGTTCCAAGGTAGACAACGGAGGGCGAACTGAATAGATTTGCACTGTATTGTCTGTCTAACCGATCAACGCCTTTGAGATAATATGGATTACAGACCGCCGTGCGATATTCCAGAGTCGAACGgacaagaattcctctccactgtactctgTTTTGGGCAACTTGTCGCTAATTCTTTAAGCGTGTCAacacacgcaaatcggcttcaacctggtcgagccatctagcacgtcggTCCATTTTTGGTGCCGATGaggttgttgaacagaacggatttcactacacagtctaACATCCTTGCGACGAGGTCGAAATACCGCAtactcccaactttcgccatgGTGTACGATCTCTCTAAGTAGTatctgcagctcgtggttcatacgtctacgccactctcctctatccgtttgcactccgccaaaaatagtccgcaacatcttttgGTCAGATAGGGCAAATGAACGcatgtaagcaaagttacaaagtccgtagaggactgccggcctgattagcgttttgtacatcatcagctttgtacggcggcgtacgcttcttgATGGAAGTTTCTTGCGCAAGGAAAAGTAGGCTCCACGTTcatcttgaatgcgtcgttgaatgtccttactcgtattaatgTCGCTAATATATGGCTAGTTAATCGTCACTGTCCTTGGGAGGTGAACGTTGATTTTTCTGGAGCCTTTTCctaccctttttatagatgggacaaaccacaacTTCCATTCAttcttccggtagcttctccgcCACCCAAAACCTTGAAATCCATTTTGGTAGAGTTCTCCCGAGAGTCTGGAGCTCTATTCTTTCATACTTTAGCCTACCGATTTCTCACCAGTTCTCTTCGAGATCGAGAGCCGATAAGCTGTTATCGTTCGTAAGCACtcttaggttaacttccgttccgtctccttctccttctggcGATATAACCATTAatgcccatcgaagaactgcttcccaccattggcgtagctagagggggtgcctggggtaccagggtACCCCATTGTAattgaaaaaccggaaaaacatTCAGTGTATATATTCCCACTGCGTTGATGTTTTCCTTTTCTGCTAGGTATCG harbors:
- the LOC128743059 gene encoding uncharacterized protein LOC128743059 is translated as MNPEPVDTEKVINYINTEIIPDLVKRRVLTVARESGGDCQLDTVETKPLAADGTFMLTNLFKAKVVLRSSTASGITQVYHLAVKVTPELPEEIYNGCQFDTLFENETTAYTEIFPTLGKSDLYPKYFYSHRKPREAVMVLSDFNADGWKMAPMVVKLPLDYCLLAARELGRFHGECYALKMEKSDLFESIIKKFKESRYGADLGDMNWLAAMKTGPKRAIKAVRESAFKDRVPEEYLQKLGLVLEDPWSQQMRSVKPKEPLAVICHGDYLRNNIAFKYGDKTNPEKPTNVMMFDFQTLRYASPMIDFTIFIAISTGYDVREKHFETIFKAYHEELVQTLCSIIATNPNDLPQYYSYESFRREFAQYYLYGFNIASSFLGILYEPAESTFALESMSTEEIIEDTMKRGGPALDKELAAMVYELYREHQRYGIDPE